The genomic stretch ATCTGTCGGCGGAATGATGGTCGTTTCGGAATCAAAACTTCGGCAAGGCTTGGAAAGTGTTGGAAGGGTGACGGCGTTTACTTGACCGGCAACCGTATTGCATGGTTTGCTGGGTAATATTTTGTTTTCTTATGTTCCGTATTCTTCCTGCTCTTGTGATCGCCATGGTGCCGTTTGGCGGCTTTGCCCAACTTGCGACGAAGCCGTTGTTCTGGCCGGACAAACAGGGCCCAACGCGGGACAGCATCGTGCCGGAGGCTGAGGCGGAAAAGTTGCCCCTGGAGTGGGATGAGGCGAGTGGGAAGGGGATCGAGTGGAGGACGGCTTATGAGGGCGAGGGGCATTGTTCGCCGGTGATCGGGGGAGATCTGGTGTGGTTTACGTCGGCGACCAAGGACGGGAAGAAGATGTATGTTTATGCGATCAACCGGCATGATGGCAAGGTGGTGCATCACAAGCTGGTTTTTGAGAATGAGGCACCGGAGGATTTGGGGAATCCGTTGAACAATTATGCGGCACCTTCGTGTGTGCTGGAGGAGGATGCGGTGTATGTGCATTTTGGCACTTACGGAACGGCGCGGCTTGATCCGTTGACGGCGGAGAAGGTTTGGGAGCGTCGCGACATCAATGCGCGGCATTTTCGGGGACCGGGATCGTCTCCGGCGTTGTTTGGGGATTTGCTGGTTCTGACGTTTGACGGGATCGACAAGCATTTTTTGACGGCGCTCAACAAGAAGACGGGCGAGACGGTTTGGTTGACGAATCGGAGCACGGATTACAAAGATCTGGGACCGGATGGCAAGCCGTTGTTGGAGGGGGATTATCGCAAGGCTTATGGGACGCCGACGTTTGCAAAAGTGGGGGAGGTGGACCAGTTGCTGTCGGTGGGGTCAAGGGCGGCGTTTGGTTATGAGGCGCTGACGGGGAAGGAAATTTGGACGATCACCCACGAGGAATACAATGCGTCGTCGCGTCCGGTGGTGCGGGATGGGGTGGCTTATGTGAACACGGGATCGGGGGGCGCGCATTTGATCGCGGTGAAGCTCGATGAAACGACCAAGGGGGACGTGACGAAGTCGCATGTGTTGTGGGATCGGGACCGGAGGAATTCGGATTTGTCGAGTCCACTGTCGATCAACGGGTATTTGTTTCAGGTGTCGGGTTCCGGGGTGGGGATGTGCGTTGACATGAAAACGGGGGAGGATATTTGGAGTGAACGGGTGTCACCGGGCAAGTTCATCTCGGCACCGCTGGCGACGAAGGAGCGCTTGTATTTTTTCAGTGATGCGGGGTTTGGGACGGTGGTGGCGGCGGGTCCGGAGTTCAAAGTGCTGGCGCAGAACAAGTTCAGTGAGCCGGTGACGGCGTCGCCTGCGGTGGCGGATGGGGCGTTGTTTGTGAGGACGAAGACGCATCTGTGCAAGGTGGTGAAGTGATGGGGGGGAGTTCTTGGTTCTTGGTTCTTGGTTCTTAGTTCGTAGTTGGCGGCGAGTGGTGGAGTGGGGATGATGCGAAGTGAAACTTCGCGGTCCCTTTAATGGGAATGTGCTTGCGTGATGGGGTTCTGACCGCACTCTTGCGGGGAACTTTATTCATTGAATGACGGTGTTGTCGGCCCAGCTTCCGGTGGCTGCTGCGTTTCCTGCCCCAGTGCAGGTGGCGGCGAGCTGGCGTGGTCGCGAGGGATTGGCGTTTTTGGACAGCTCGATGCGCAGTGGTGAGCAGGGGCGGTCAATGATTGCGGTCGAGCCGGAGTCAATTTTGCGCGGAAGGTTGATGGAGGATGCCGACGGCTTGAAGCGGTTGTTGAAAGAGAGGAAAGGGGAGCCGGGCGGATTGTTTGGCTGGGTGGGATTTGATGGAGCGTTTGTTTTTGGGGTGTATGACCGGACTTATGTTTTTGATCATGCCCGGCAGGTCTGGTGTGGGGAAGCACCGGAGTTAGGGGGGGGCGGTGATGATGAAACTGAGGGTGGTTTGGAAGGGCGATTGAAGTTCGGGCCCTTGATGGAGAAGTCGGATTTTTGTGGTCGGGTGGAGAGGGCGTTGGAATACATTGCGGCTGGGGACATTTATCAGGTGAACTTGTCGTATCCGTGGGAGGCGATGTGGCCCGAGGGGCGGGACGCGTGGGGATTTTACGAGCGGTTGAGGGCGGTTTCGCCGGCACCGCATTCCGCTTTTTATGATCTGGACGGGGTGCAAATTTGTTGTGCTTCGCCGGAGTGTTTTTTGACGATGGAGGGTCGGCGAGTGGTGACGCGGCCGATCAAGGGGACGAGGCCACGAGGGGCGGATGCGGCGTCTGACTGGTCACAGGCGGCAGATTTGCTGGCGTCACCGAAAGAACGGGCGGAGTTGGTGATGATTACTGATTTGTTGCGCAACGACCTGGGTCGGGTTTGTGAATTTGGCAGCGTGAAGGTGAGTGGTTTGTGCGAGTTGGAGCGGTATGCGCAGGTTCAGCATCTGGTTTCCACGGTGGAGGGTGAACTGCGGCCTGAGGTGGATCATGTGGAGGCATTGTTGCAGTGTTTTCCAGGGGGAAGCATCAGCGGGGCACCGAAGAAACGGGCGCTGGAGATCATTGGGGAGTTGGAGCCGAATCCGCGTGGCATTTACACCGGGGCAATGGGGTATTTTGGCTTTGATGGGACCAGCCAATTTAACATTGTGATCCGCACGGCATGGGTGCAGGGGGATCGGATGCGGTTTTATACCGGGGCGGGGATCGTGGCGGACTCAGTGCCGGAGCGGGAGTGGGAGGAGACGCAGCACAAGGCGGCGGGGTTGCTGAAGGCGGCGGAGAGGTTTTGAGGGGATTGACTTTCTCACCGCGAGAGGGGAAAATTTTAGCTATGCAAAAGGACCCTGTCTATTGCCCCATTTGTGGGGATCTTACTGTGCAGGTGGTTGCTGAGTTGAATCGCAAATGGTGGAATGCATTGCTGACAGCTTTCGGCAGTTCGTGCCTGGAAGTCAAGACGCCCGAAGGTGGCTGGTTGACGTTCATGAAGCCGTCGAGAGGAACCTCAGGTTTATATTGCACCAAGTGTGGGGCGCTTACGCTGGCTCCGTCGATTGGGAGGCATCGGGAGCAATTGGGGCTGGATAAAAACTGAATGCAAGGCTCGAGACGAGCCTTCTACGTTCTTTATCGCACGACCGTGACTGGCATGCCGACGAAGGCGTGCTGGTAGAAGACGGGGACGATGTTGCGGTCCATGCGGATGCAGCCGTGACTGGCGGGATAGCCGGGGAGGAAACCCTGGTGCATGCCGACGCCTGTGTTGGTGAGTCGCATCCAGTAAGGCATGGCGGCGGGAACGTATTTGCCACCGGGGGGAACGGATGAGCGGGGGGTGGCGTCGTCATTGACAATGCGACCACTGGCGTCTTCGACATGGCCGTAAAGGTTGGAGAAGTGTTCGCGTTTTTTCTCGATGATTTTGTAGTTGCCGGCGGGGGTGTTGCGTCCGTGGGTGCCGGACGAGATGGCGGCGACTCCGATGACGTGGTTGCCTCGGTGGAATTTGGCGACTTGTTTGTTGAGGTCGACGAGCACCCATGGCTGGCCGGAGGAACCGTCGTCGTCCCAATAGGAGACGGGTTCGGCTACGTCGAGGCGCTGGGGGTTCTGGGGAACCTGGCCGCCAAGCCCGCTGAGGTAGTCGGCACCGGCATTTGGCTCGGGTGTGGTAACGCAGGAACTGAGGGCGAGGACGAAAATGGCGAGGGTGAGCAGAAATTTCATGGTCAAGATTTACCGCACTGGTGGCCCTGAAGTGGACAGGATTCAAACAAAAAGCGGTGTGGATGTTCCAAGATGCATCGTGCGCGTTTGCGCAC from Phragmitibacter flavus encodes the following:
- a CDS encoding L,D-transpeptidase family protein — its product is MKFLLTLAIFVLALSSCVTTPEPNAGADYLSGLGGQVPQNPQRLDVAEPVSYWDDDGSSGQPWVLVDLNKQVAKFHRGNHVIGVAAISSGTHGRNTPAGNYKIIEKKREHFSNLYGHVEDASGRIVNDDATPRSSVPPGGKYVPAAMPYWMRLTNTGVGMHQGFLPGYPASHGCIRMDRNIVPVFYQHAFVGMPVTVVR
- a CDS encoding anthranilate synthase component I family protein, coding for MTVLSAQLPVAAAFPAPVQVAASWRGREGLAFLDSSMRSGEQGRSMIAVEPESILRGRLMEDADGLKRLLKERKGEPGGLFGWVGFDGAFVFGVYDRTYVFDHARQVWCGEAPELGGGGDDETEGGLEGRLKFGPLMEKSDFCGRVERALEYIAAGDIYQVNLSYPWEAMWPEGRDAWGFYERLRAVSPAPHSAFYDLDGVQICCASPECFLTMEGRRVVTRPIKGTRPRGADAASDWSQAADLLASPKERAELVMITDLLRNDLGRVCEFGSVKVSGLCELERYAQVQHLVSTVEGELRPEVDHVEALLQCFPGGSISGAPKKRALEIIGELEPNPRGIYTGAMGYFGFDGTSQFNIVIRTAWVQGDRMRFYTGAGIVADSVPEREWEETQHKAAGLLKAAERF
- a CDS encoding PQQ-binding-like beta-propeller repeat protein, which encodes MFRILPALVIAMVPFGGFAQLATKPLFWPDKQGPTRDSIVPEAEAEKLPLEWDEASGKGIEWRTAYEGEGHCSPVIGGDLVWFTSATKDGKKMYVYAINRHDGKVVHHKLVFENEAPEDLGNPLNNYAAPSCVLEEDAVYVHFGTYGTARLDPLTAEKVWERRDINARHFRGPGSSPALFGDLLVLTFDGIDKHFLTALNKKTGETVWLTNRSTDYKDLGPDGKPLLEGDYRKAYGTPTFAKVGEVDQLLSVGSRAAFGYEALTGKEIWTITHEEYNASSRPVVRDGVAYVNTGSGGAHLIAVKLDETTKGDVTKSHVLWDRDRRNSDLSSPLSINGYLFQVSGSGVGMCVDMKTGEDIWSERVSPGKFISAPLATKERLYFFSDAGFGTVVAAGPEFKVLAQNKFSEPVTASPAVADGALFVRTKTHLCKVVK